The following proteins are encoded in a genomic region of Stutzerimonas balearica DSM 6083:
- the napA gene encoding nitrate reductase catalytic subunit NapA → MSLTRREFAKANAAAIAATVAGLPIASTASNLITEADATNLKWNKAPCRFCGTGCSVMVATRENRVVATHGDIKAEVNRGINCVKGYFLSKIMYGADRLTQPLLRMKNGQYDKQGAFEPVTWDQAFDIMAEKYKAALKAGGPEAIGMFGSGQWTIWEGYAANKLMKAGFRSNNIDPNARHCMASAAFGFMRTFGMDEPMGCYDDIEAADAFVLWGSNMAEMHPVLWTRVTDRRLSAPHVKVAVMSTFEHRSFELADIPMVFNPQTDLVILNYIANHIIQSGAVNKEFVDKHTRFAKGATNIGYGLRPTDPLELKAENRGVANTWTDMSFEDYAKFLEPYTLEHAARESGVPAERLEALAKLYADPKTKVMSFWTMGFNQHTRGVWANNMIYNIHLLTGKISEPGNSPFSLTGQPSACGTAREVGTFSHRLPADMAVTNPKHRATSEKIWKLPAGTIQEKPGFHAVEQSRMLKDGVLKVYWTQVTNNMQAGPNIMQEVLPGWRNPETFVVVSDVYPTVSAQAADLILPSAMWVEKEGAYGNAERRTQFWHQLVEAPGEARSDLWQLVEFSKRFTVDEVWPADLLAKAPELKGKTLYQVLFTNGQVDRFPNEEIAEGFGNHEAEDFGFYIQKGLFEEYASFGRGHGHDLAPFDTYHQERGLRWPVVDGQETRWRYREGLDPYVEKGSGVQFYGNADKKAIIFALPYEVPAEVPDEDYPFWLSTGRVLEHWHTGSMTQRVDELYQAVPDALVYMHPEDARKLNARRGSVVKVISRRGEMQGRIETRGRNKPPQGLVFVPFFDANKLVNKVTLDATDPISKQTDFKKCAVKIEVVSIA, encoded by the coding sequence ATGAGCCTGACTCGCCGCGAATTCGCCAAGGCCAACGCAGCCGCCATCGCTGCGACGGTGGCCGGCCTGCCGATCGCCAGCACCGCCAGCAACCTGATCACCGAGGCCGATGCCACCAATCTCAAGTGGAACAAGGCACCGTGCCGCTTCTGCGGTACCGGCTGCAGCGTCATGGTGGCGACCCGCGAGAACCGCGTGGTCGCCACCCACGGCGACATCAAGGCGGAGGTCAACCGCGGCATCAACTGCGTCAAGGGCTACTTCCTGTCGAAGATCATGTACGGCGCCGACCGCCTGACCCAGCCCTTGCTGCGCATGAAGAACGGCCAGTACGACAAGCAGGGCGCGTTCGAGCCGGTCACCTGGGACCAGGCCTTCGACATCATGGCCGAGAAGTACAAGGCGGCCCTCAAGGCCGGAGGTCCCGAGGCCATCGGCATGTTCGGTTCTGGGCAATGGACGATCTGGGAAGGCTACGCCGCCAACAAGTTGATGAAAGCGGGGTTCCGCTCCAACAACATCGACCCCAATGCGCGCCATTGCATGGCCTCGGCAGCGTTCGGCTTCATGCGCACCTTCGGCATGGACGAGCCGATGGGCTGCTACGACGACATCGAAGCGGCCGACGCCTTCGTGCTCTGGGGTTCGAACATGGCCGAGATGCACCCGGTGCTGTGGACGCGGGTCACCGACCGCCGCCTCAGCGCGCCGCACGTGAAGGTCGCAGTGATGTCCACCTTCGAGCACCGCAGTTTCGAGCTGGCCGACATCCCCATGGTGTTCAACCCGCAGACCGATCTGGTGATCCTCAACTACATCGCCAACCACATCATCCAGAGCGGCGCGGTGAACAAGGAATTCGTCGACAAGCACACCCGCTTCGCCAAGGGCGCGACCAACATCGGCTACGGCCTGCGACCGACCGACCCGCTGGAGCTCAAGGCCGAGAACCGCGGGGTGGCCAATACCTGGACCGACATGAGCTTCGAGGACTACGCCAAGTTCCTCGAGCCCTACACGCTCGAACATGCCGCGCGCGAAAGCGGCGTGCCGGCAGAACGGCTCGAAGCGCTGGCCAAGCTCTATGCCGACCCGAAAACCAAGGTCATGTCGTTCTGGACCATGGGTTTCAACCAGCACACGCGCGGTGTCTGGGCGAACAACATGATCTACAACATCCACCTGCTGACCGGAAAGATCAGTGAGCCGGGCAACAGCCCGTTCTCGCTTACCGGCCAGCCCTCGGCCTGCGGCACGGCGCGCGAGGTCGGCACCTTCTCCCACCGCCTGCCGGCGGACATGGCAGTGACCAACCCCAAGCACCGCGCCACCAGCGAGAAAATCTGGAAACTGCCGGCCGGCACCATCCAGGAAAAGCCCGGTTTCCACGCCGTCGAGCAGAGCCGCATGCTCAAGGATGGCGTGCTCAAGGTCTATTGGACGCAGGTGACCAACAACATGCAGGCCGGGCCGAACATCATGCAGGAGGTCCTGCCCGGCTGGCGCAACCCGGAAACCTTTGTCGTCGTCTCGGACGTCTACCCGACCGTCTCGGCACAGGCGGCCGACCTCATCCTGCCAAGCGCCATGTGGGTGGAGAAGGAAGGCGCCTATGGCAACGCCGAGCGCCGCACGCAGTTCTGGCACCAACTGGTCGAGGCACCCGGCGAAGCACGCTCGGACCTCTGGCAGCTGGTGGAATTCTCCAAGCGCTTCACCGTCGACGAGGTCTGGCCGGCCGACCTGCTGGCCAAGGCGCCGGAACTCAAGGGCAAGACGCTCTACCAGGTGCTGTTCACCAACGGCCAGGTCGACCGCTTCCCCAACGAGGAAATCGCCGAGGGCTTCGGCAACCATGAGGCCGAGGACTTCGGCTTCTATATCCAGAAGGGCCTGTTCGAGGAATACGCCTCGTTCGGCCGCGGCCATGGCCACGACCTGGCCCCGTTCGATACCTATCACCAGGAGCGCGGCCTGCGCTGGCCGGTGGTCGACGGCCAGGAGACGCGCTGGCGCTACCGCGAGGGGCTGGACCCCTACGTGGAAAAAGGCAGTGGCGTGCAGTTCTATGGCAACGCCGACAAGAAGGCGATCATCTTCGCCCTGCCCTACGAAGTGCCCGCCGAGGTGCCGGACGAGGATTACCCCTTCTGGCTCAGTACCGGCCGGGTGCTCGAGCACTGGCACACCGGCAGCATGACGCAGCGGGTCGACGAGCTCTACCAGGCCGTGCCGGATGCGCTGGTGTACATGCATCCCGAGGACGCACGCAAGCTCAACGCCCGCCGCGGCAGCGTGGTGAAGGTGATCAGCCGGCGCGGCGAGATGCAGGGCCGCATCGAGACGCGCGGGCGCAACAAGCCGCCACAGGGGCTGGTGTTCGTGCCGTTCTTCGATGCCAACAAGCTGGTCAACAAGGTCACCCTCGACGCCACCGACCCGATCTCCAAGCAGACCGACTTCAAGAAGTGTGCGGTGAAGATCGAAGTGGTCAGCATCGCCTGA
- a CDS encoding chaperone NapD, translated as METALHIASLLVHCRPQWLDAVKANLGLLPGVELHQHSPAGKLVVVLEADHERDILATLEHIQQLPGVLNAALIYHEELLSLEGEAP; from the coding sequence ATGGAGACAGCCCTGCACATCGCCAGCCTGCTGGTGCACTGCCGGCCACAATGGCTGGACGCGGTGAAAGCGAACCTGGGCCTGCTGCCCGGCGTCGAGCTTCACCAGCACAGCCCCGCAGGCAAGCTGGTGGTGGTCCTCGAAGCGGACCACGAACGCGACATTCTCGCCACGCTGGAGCACATCCAGCAGCTGCCCGGCGTGCTCAATGCCGCGCTGATCTATCACGAAGAACTCCTCAGCCTCGAAGGAGAAGCCCCATGA
- the napE gene encoding periplasmic nitrate reductase, NapE protein, with protein MTTTHTPEQSSSKREETRLFVFLIVFLFPMLSVLLVAGYGFIVWITQMFFGPPGPAS; from the coding sequence ATGACAACAACACACACGCCTGAACAGTCCTCCAGCAAGCGCGAAGAAACCCGCCTCTTCGTTTTCCTGATCGTTTTCCTCTTCCCCATGCTCAGCGTACTGCTCGTGGCCGGCTACGGCTTCATCGTCTGGATCACGCAGATGTTCTTCGGGCCGCCCGGCCCGGCGAGCTGA
- a CDS encoding MFS transporter — protein MTTDTLHTHLRQGTAAYRRATLALFCAGFATFAMLYCVQPLLPLLAAHFAVSAATSSLALSLTTLCLALCLLVSGALAESWGRKPVMAAALGLASLLGLACVLVESWNLLLVLRALLGLALSGLPALAMAYVGEEFDPPSLPAAMGLYIGGTALGGLLGRLLSGLLSDIGGWELALGGIAGLGLLALGLFVWLLPASRHFKAQPLSLRVLLGNFRLHLRNPRLRGLFLQAFLLMGGFVALFNYIGFRLAGAPFGLSSTVIGLLFVVYLAGIFSAGWAGRLVPRFGARNVLRGGVGLMLLGVALCASAWLAAIVLGLGLFTLGFFAAHAVASGQVGIHAEGAKAQASALYLCAYYLGSSVVGYVAGYVWEHAGWLPLMAVLAALFVIAAWRARSL, from the coding sequence ATGACGACCGACACCCTTCACACCCACTTGCGGCAGGGCACTGCGGCTTATCGCAGGGCCACGCTGGCGCTGTTCTGCGCCGGCTTCGCCACCTTTGCGATGCTCTATTGCGTGCAGCCGCTGTTGCCGTTGTTGGCAGCGCATTTCGCCGTGTCGGCGGCGACCAGCAGTCTGGCGCTGTCGCTGACCACCCTGTGCCTGGCGCTCTGTCTGCTGGTGTCCGGAGCGCTGGCCGAGAGCTGGGGACGCAAGCCGGTGATGGCCGCCGCGCTCGGCCTGGCCAGCCTGCTGGGCCTGGCCTGCGTGCTGGTGGAGTCGTGGAACCTGTTGCTGGTGCTGCGGGCCTTGCTGGGGCTGGCGCTGAGCGGTCTGCCGGCGCTGGCGATGGCCTATGTGGGCGAGGAATTCGACCCGCCTTCGTTGCCGGCGGCAATGGGACTCTATATCGGTGGAACGGCACTGGGTGGGCTGCTCGGTCGCCTGCTGTCGGGGCTGCTCAGTGACATCGGCGGCTGGGAACTCGCCCTGGGCGGCATCGCCGGACTCGGCCTGCTCGCGCTGGGCCTGTTCGTCTGGCTGTTGCCGGCTTCGCGCCACTTCAAGGCGCAGCCGCTCTCGCTTCGGGTGCTGCTCGGCAACTTCCGTTTGCATCTGCGCAACCCCAGGCTGCGCGGGTTGTTTCTCCAGGCCTTCCTGCTGATGGGCGGTTTCGTCGCCCTGTTCAACTACATTGGCTTCCGCCTGGCAGGCGCGCCGTTCGGGCTGTCTTCGACGGTCATCGGGCTGCTGTTCGTCGTCTATCTGGCCGGCATCTTCAGCGCCGGCTGGGCCGGACGGCTGGTGCCTCGCTTCGGCGCGCGTAACGTGTTGCGCGGTGGCGTCGGGCTGATGTTGCTCGGTGTGGCGCTCTGTGCCAGTGCCTGGCTGGCGGCGATCGTGTTGGGCCTGGGCTTGTTCACGCTGGGGTTCTTTGCCGCGCACGCGGTGGCCAGCGGTCAGGTCGGCATCCATGCCGAGGGCGCCAAGGCGCAGGCTTCGGCGCTGTACCTGTGCGCTTACTACCTGGGCTCGAGCGTGGTGGGTTATGTCGCCGGTTATGTCTGGGAACACGCCGGCTGGCTGCCATTGATGGCGGTGCTGGCGGCTCTGTTCGTGATCGCCGCCTGGCGCGCCCGCAGCCTGTAG
- a CDS encoding SprT family zinc-dependent metalloprotease: protein MPERLHARVEACYQLAEQFFARRFERPQVSFKLRGQKAGVAHLNQNLLRFNAQLYRENTEHFLRQTVAHEVAHLIAHQMFGPRIQPHGEEWQLIMRGVYELPADRCHSYEIQRRPSMRYIYRCRCPEQEFPFTAQRHALVRKGRRYLCRSCRAPLAYSGQQRVE, encoded by the coding sequence ATGCCCGAACGACTTCATGCGCGTGTCGAGGCCTGCTACCAGCTTGCCGAACAGTTCTTCGCGCGCCGCTTCGAGCGGCCGCAGGTGAGCTTCAAGCTGCGCGGCCAGAAGGCCGGCGTCGCCCATCTGAACCAGAACCTGCTGCGTTTCAACGCCCAGCTGTATCGCGAGAATACCGAGCATTTCCTGCGCCAGACCGTGGCGCACGAGGTCGCCCACCTCATCGCCCACCAGATGTTCGGCCCACGTATCCAGCCACATGGCGAGGAGTGGCAGCTGATCATGCGCGGCGTCTACGAGCTGCCAGCCGATCGCTGTCACAGCTACGAGATCCAGCGCCGCCCCAGCATGCGCTACATCTACCGTTGCCGCTGCCCCGAGCAGGAGTTTCCGTTCACCGCCCAGCGCCACGCGCTGGTGCGCAAGGGCCGTCGTTATCTGTGTCGCAGCTGCCGTGCCCCGCTCGCCTACAGCGGCCAGCAGCGCGTCGAGTGA
- a CDS encoding Yip1 family protein, whose translation MSPHFLTLMTRPDQAWADIRRDEEKHSSNYLIHLLLWALLPAVCMFIGTRYVGWSLVENERIWLDTRSALQLSGLIYLTIILGTFIMGFFLRWMSRSFEARPTFNQCVGFIAYLITPFFIAGLGALYPTRWTAVLVLVAAGLYSTYLLFVGLPKFMRIDDRNTFLYGVSTWAVGLLVLVNLKVPMILFWSLALDPTYERSGVQNQSYGFEENRPQEAPGGVDNERRFNERPNE comes from the coding sequence ATGAGTCCTCACTTTCTTACCTTGATGACCCGGCCTGACCAGGCTTGGGCCGACATCCGCCGCGACGAGGAAAAGCACAGCTCGAACTACCTGATCCATCTGCTGCTCTGGGCGTTATTGCCTGCAGTCTGCATGTTCATCGGCACGCGCTATGTCGGCTGGAGCCTGGTCGAGAACGAGCGGATCTGGCTGGACACCCGCAGCGCCCTGCAGCTGAGCGGGCTGATCTACCTGACGATCATCCTCGGCACCTTCATCATGGGCTTCTTTCTGCGCTGGATGTCACGCAGCTTCGAGGCACGACCGACATTCAACCAGTGCGTCGGCTTCATCGCTTATCTGATCACACCGTTCTTCATCGCCGGCCTGGGCGCGCTTTACCCGACGCGCTGGACGGCCGTTCTCGTGCTCGTCGCCGCAGGGCTGTATTCGACCTATCTGCTGTTCGTCGGCCTGCCGAAGTTCATGCGCATCGATGATCGCAATACCTTTCTCTACGGCGTCAGTACCTGGGCCGTCGGGCTGCTCGTGCTGGTCAACCTCAAGGTGCCGATGATCCTGTTCTGGTCGCTGGCGCTGGACCCGACCTACGAGCGCTCCGGTGTGCAGAACCAGAGCTACGGCTTCGAGGAAAACCGCCCGCAGGAAGCGCCGGGCGGCGTGGACAACGAGCGCCGCTTCAACGAACGGCCGAACGAGTGA
- a CDS encoding Yip1 family protein translates to MINHVWGLFAHPGQEWQSIRGEEETISHMYLTHVLLLAAIPAVSGFIGATQVGWSIGGGEPVKLTQASCMQLAVMSYLAMLAGVAVMGAFIHWMARTYDANPTLAQCIVFAAYTATPLFVGGLAGLYPHIWVALTVGTAAVCYTAYLLYVGLPKFMNIPSDEGFMFSSSVLAVGLVVLVAIIATSVIVWGMGMGPVYVR, encoded by the coding sequence ATGATCAATCACGTATGGGGCCTTTTCGCCCACCCCGGTCAGGAGTGGCAGTCGATTCGCGGAGAGGAAGAAACCATCAGCCACATGTACCTGACTCACGTGCTGCTGCTCGCCGCCATCCCGGCGGTATCTGGCTTCATCGGCGCGACGCAGGTCGGCTGGAGCATCGGCGGCGGCGAGCCCGTCAAGCTCACGCAGGCCAGCTGTATGCAACTGGCGGTGATGTCCTACCTGGCCATGCTTGCCGGCGTCGCGGTGATGGGCGCTTTCATCCACTGGATGGCGCGGACCTACGACGCCAACCCGACCCTGGCCCAGTGCATCGTGTTCGCCGCCTATACCGCCACGCCGCTGTTCGTCGGCGGGCTTGCCGGGCTGTATCCGCACATCTGGGTCGCACTGACAGTCGGTACCGCGGCGGTCTGCTACACGGCCTACCTGCTCTACGTCGGGCTGCCGAAATTCATGAACATTCCCAGCGATGAGGGCTTCATGTTCTCCAGCTCGGTGCTGGCGGTTGGCCTGGTGGTGCTGGTCGCCATCATCGCCACCTCGGTGATCGTCTGGGGCATGGGCATGGGCCCGGTCTACGTGCGCTAA
- a CDS encoding DNA-J related domain-containing protein, with product MNDDLCPSLDLPEQLLVLLREQPHGLSEYELIQRLKQRHSTHVPNLPLADKLVLFRTHFLVFNALYLLRDRLGEADIAHLSINPMAIRLLPYSSGEAALAERDPLRDYYLDLRNLRDTDEDDVERLLASFWTRMQGSDEKQAALELFELDRVAEPVTALMIKQRYRQLVSLHHPDRGGSTERLQSINLALEILERYYR from the coding sequence ATGAACGATGACCTCTGCCCTTCCCTCGACCTGCCCGAGCAGCTGCTCGTGCTCCTGCGCGAGCAGCCGCACGGCTTGAGCGAATACGAGCTGATCCAGCGGCTCAAGCAGCGGCACAGCACGCACGTGCCGAACCTGCCGCTGGCCGACAAGCTGGTGCTCTTCAGGACACATTTCCTGGTATTCAACGCGCTCTATCTGCTGCGTGACCGCCTGGGCGAAGCCGACATCGCCCATCTGTCGATCAATCCCATGGCGATCCGCCTGCTGCCCTATAGCAGCGGCGAAGCGGCGCTCGCCGAACGCGATCCGTTGCGCGACTACTACCTGGACCTGCGCAACCTGCGCGACACCGACGAGGACGATGTCGAGCGATTACTGGCCAGCTTCTGGACGCGCATGCAGGGCAGTGACGAAAAGCAGGCGGCGCTGGAGCTGTTCGAGCTCGACCGCGTCGCCGAGCCGGTGACCGCACTGATGATCAAGCAGCGCTACAGGCAACTGGTCAGCCTGCATCACCCGGACCGAGGCGGCAGTACGGAGCGGCTGCAGTCGATCAACCTGGCGCTGGAAATTCTGGAGCGCTATTACCGCTGA
- the ttcA gene encoding tRNA 2-thiocytidine(32) synthetase TtcA: MGTLSVNQNKLQKRIRRLAGEAITDFNMIEDGDKVMVCLSGGKDSYTMLDVLLYLQKVAPIRFEVVAVNMDQKQPGFPEHVLPEYLKALGVEYHIIEKDTYSVVKEKIPEGKTTCSLCSRLRRGTLYTFADEIGATKMALGHHRDDILETFFLNMFYGGTLKAMPPKLLSDDGRNVVIRPLAYCNEADIEAYSKMKEFPIIPCNLCGSQENLQRQVVKEMLQEWERKSPGRTEIMFRALQNVVPSQLADRNLFDFKSLRIDDNATPRFVEVMSL, translated from the coding sequence ATGGGCACCCTTTCGGTCAACCAGAACAAGCTGCAGAAGCGCATTCGCCGCCTGGCCGGCGAAGCCATCACCGATTTCAACATGATCGAGGACGGCGACAAGGTCATGGTCTGCCTGTCCGGCGGCAAGGACAGCTACACCATGCTCGACGTGCTGCTCTATCTGCAGAAGGTCGCGCCGATCCGCTTCGAGGTGGTGGCGGTAAACATGGACCAGAAGCAGCCGGGCTTTCCCGAGCATGTCCTGCCCGAGTACCTGAAGGCGCTGGGGGTCGAGTACCACATCATCGAGAAGGACACCTACTCGGTGGTCAAGGAGAAGATCCCGGAAGGCAAGACCACCTGCTCGCTGTGCTCGCGCCTGCGCCGTGGCACGCTGTACACCTTCGCCGACGAGATCGGCGCGACCAAGATGGCGCTCGGGCACCACCGCGACGACATCCTCGAGACCTTTTTCCTCAACATGTTCTACGGCGGCACGCTCAAGGCCATGCCACCCAAGCTGCTTTCCGACGATGGCCGCAACGTGGTGATCCGTCCGCTCGCCTACTGCAACGAGGCGGACATCGAAGCCTATTCGAAGATGAAGGAGTTCCCGATCATCCCGTGCAACCTCTGCGGCTCGCAGGAGAACCTGCAGCGTCAGGTGGTCAAGGAAATGTTGCAGGAGTGGGAGCGCAAGTCGCCGGGGCGCACCGAGATCATGTTCCGGGCGTTGCAGAACGTGGTGCCGTCGCAGTTGGCCGATCGCAACCTGTTCGACTTCAAGAGCCTGCGCATTGACGACAACGCCACGCCGCGCTTCGTCGAGGTGATGAGCCTGTAG